The following proteins are encoded in a genomic region of Vulpes vulpes isolate BD-2025 chromosome X, VulVul3, whole genome shotgun sequence:
- the MED12 gene encoding mediator of RNA polymerase II transcription subunit 12 isoform X12 gives MAAFGILSYEHRPLKRPRLGPPDVYPQDPKQKEDELTALNVKQGFNNQPAVSGDEHGSAKNVNFNPAKISSNFSSIIAEKLRCNTLPDTGRRKPQVNQKDNFWLVTARSQSAINTWFTDLAGTKPLTQLAKKVPIFSKKEEVFGYLAKYTVPVMRAAWLIKMTCAYYAAITETKVKKRHVIDPFMEWTQIITKYLWEQLQKMAEYYRPGPTGSGGCGSTIGPLPHDIEVAIRQWDYNEKLAMFMFQDGMLDRHEFLTWVLECFEKIRPGEDELLKLLLPLLLRYSGEFVQSAYLSRRLAYFCTRRLALQLDGMSTHSSHVISAQSTSTLPTTPAPQPPTSSTPSTPFSDLLMCPQHRPLVFGLSCILQTILLCCPSALVWHYSLTDSRIKTGSPLDHLPIAPSNLPMPEGNSAFTQQVRAKLREIEQQIKERGQAVEVRWSFDKCQEATAGFTIGRVLHTLEVLDSHSFERSDFSNSLDSLCNRIFGLGPSKDGHEISSDDDAVVSLLCEWAVSCKRSGRHRAMVVAKLLEKRQAEIEAERCGESEAADEKGSIASGSLSAPSAPIFQDVLLQFLDTQAPMLTDPRSESERVEFFNLVLLFCELIRHDVFSHNMYTCTLISRGDLAFGAPGPRPPSPFDDPADDSERKETEGSSSSKLEDPGLSESMDIDPSSSVLFEDMEKPDFSLFSPTMPCEGKGSPSPEKPDVEKEVKPPPKEKIEGTLGVLYDQPRHVQYATHFPIPQEESCSHECNQRLVVLFGVGKQRDDARHAIKKITKDILKVLNRKGTAETGGEDGQKRRRNRPEAFPTAEDIFAKFQHLSHYDQHQVTAQVSRNVLEQITSFALGMSYHLPLVQHVQFIFDLMEYSLSISGLIDFAIQLLNELSVVEAELLLKSSDLVGSYTTSLCLCIVAVLRHYHACLILNQDQMAQVFEGLCGVVKHGMNRSDGSSAERCILAYLYDLYTSCSHLKSKFGELFSDFCSKVKNTIYCNVEPSESNMRWAPEFMIDTLENPAAHTFTYTGLGKSLSENPANRYSFVCNALMHVCVGHHDPDRVNDIAILCAELTGYCKSLSAEWLGVLKALCCSSNNGTCGFNDLLCNVDVSDLSFHDSLATFVAILIARQCLLLEDLIRCAAIPSLLNAACSEQDSEPGARLTCRILLHLFKTPQLNPCQSDGNKPTVGIRSSCDRHLLAASQNRIVDGAVFAVLKAVFVLGDAELKGSGFTVTGGTEELPEEEGGGGSGSRRQGGRNISVETASLDVYAKYVLRSICQQEWVGERCLKSLCEDSNDLQDPVLSSAQAQRLMQLICYPHRLLDNEDGENPQRQRIKRILQNLDQWTMRQSSLELQLMIKQTPNNEMNSLLENIAKATIEVFQQSAETGSSSGSTTSNMPSSSKAKPVLSSLERSGVWLVAPLIAKLPTSVQGHVLKAAGEELEKGQHLGSSSRKERDRQKQKSMSLLSQQPFLSLVLTCLKGQDEQREGLLTSLYSQVHQIVNNWRDDQYLDDCKPKQLMHEALKLRLNLVGGMFDTVQRSTQQTTEWAVLLLEIIISGTVDMQSNNELFTTVLDMLSVLINGTLAADMSSISQGSMEENKRAYMNLVKKLRKELGERQSDSLEKVRQLLPLPKQTRDVITCEPQGSLIDTKGNKIAGFDSIFKKEGLQVSTKQKISPWDLFEGLKPSAPLSWGWFGTVRVDRRVARGEEQQRLLLYHTHLRPRPRAYYLEPLPLPPEDEEPPAPTLLEPEKKAPEPPKTDKPGAAPPSTEERKKKSTKGKKRSQPAPKTEDYGMGPGRSGPYGVTVPPDLLHHANPSSISHLSYRQGSIGLYTQNQPLPAGGPRVDPYRPVRLPMQKLPTRPPYTGVLPTTMTGVMGIEPSYKTSVYRQQQPTVPQGQRLRQQLQAKIQSQGILGQSTVHQMTPSSSYGLQTSQGYTPYVSHVGLQQHTGPAGTMVPPSYSSQPYQSTHPSTNPTLVDPTRHLQQRPSGYVHQQAPTYGHGLTSTQRFSHQTLQQAPMIGTMTPLGAQGVQAGVRSASILPEQQQQQQQQQQQQQQQQQQQQQQQQQYHIRQQQQQQILRQQQQQQQQQQQQQQQQQQQQQQQQAHQQQQQAAPPQPQPQSQPQFQRQGLQQTQQQQQTAALVRQLQQQLSNTQPQPSTNIFGRY, from the exons ATGGCGGCCTTCGGGATCTTGAGCTACGAACACCGGCCACTGAAGCGGCCGCGGCTGGGCCCTCCCGATGTGTACCCGCAAGATCCCAAACAGAAGGAG GATGAACTGACAGCCTTGAATGTAAAACAAGGTTTCAATAACCAGCCTGCTGTCTCTGGGGATGAACATGGCAGTGCCAAGAACGTCAACTTCAATCCTGCCAAG ATCAGTTCCAACTTCAGCAGCATTATTGCAGAGAAGTTACGTTGTAACACTCTCCCTGACACTGGTCGCAGGAAGCCCCAAGTGAACCAGAAGGACAACTTCTGGCTGGTGACTGCACGATCCCAGAGTGCCATTAACACCTGGTTCACTGACCTGGCTGGCACCAAGCCACTCACACAACTAGCCAAAAAG GTCCCCATTTTCAGTAAGAAGGAAGAAGTCTTTGGGTACTTAGCCAAATACACAGTGCCTGTGATGCGGGCCGCCTGGCTCATCAAGATGACCTGTGCCTACTATGCAGCAATTACTGAGACCAAGGTTAAGAAGAGACATGTCATTGACCCCTTCATGG AATGGACTCAGATCATCACCAAGTACTTATGGGAGCAGCTGCAAAAGATGGCTGAATATTACCGTCCAGGGCCCACAGGCAGTGGGGGCTGTGGTTCCACTATAGGGCCCTTGCCCCATGACATAGAGGTGGCTATCCGGCAGTGGGACTACAATGAGAAGCTGGCAATGTTCATGTTTCAG GATGGAATGCTGGACAGACACGAGTTCCTGACCTGGGTACTTGAGTGTTTTGAGAAAATCCGTCCTGGAGAGGATGAATTGCTTAaactgctgctgcccctgctgctccGA TACTCGGGGGAATTTGTTCAGTCTGCATACCTCTCCCGCCGCCTTGCCTACTTCTGTACCCGGAGACTGGCCTTGCAACTGGACGGCATGAGCACTCACTCATCTCACGTTATATCCGCTCAGTCAACAAGCACACTGCCCACCACCCCTGCTCCTCAGCCCCCAACCAGCAGCACACCCTCTACACCCTTTAGTGACCTGCTGATGTGCCCTCAGCACCGGCCCCTGGTTTTTGGCCTCAGCTGTATCCTTCAG ACCATCCTCCTGTGTTGTCCTAGTGCCCTAGTTTGGCACTACTCGCTGACCGACAGCCGCATTAAGACTGGCTCACCACTTGACCACCTGCCTATTGCCCCCTCCAACCTGCCCATGCCAGAGGGCAACAGTGCCTTTACTCAGCAG GTCCGTGCAAAGTTGCGTGAGATCGAGCAGCAGATCAAGGAGCGAGGACAGGCAGTTGAGGTTCGCTGGTCTTTTGATAAGTGCCAGGAAGCTACTGCAG GCTTCACCATTGGACGGGTGCTCCATACTTTGGAAGTGTTGGACAGCCATAGTTTTGAACGCTCTGACTTCAGTAATTCTCTCGACTCCCTTTGTAACCGAATCTTTGGATTGGGGCCTAGCAAGGATGGGCACGAG ATCTCCTCGGATGATGACGCCGTAGTATCATTACTGTGTGAATGGGCTGTCAGCTGCAAGCGTTCTGGTCGGCATCGTGCTATGGTGGTAGCCAAGCTGCTAGAGAAGAGACAGGCTGAGATTGAAGCTGAG CGTTGTGGAGAGTCAGAAGCCGCAGATGAGAAGGGTTCCATTGCCTCTGGATCCCTTTCTGCTCCTAGTGCTCCCATCTTCCAGGATGTCCTCCTGCAGTTTCTGGATACCCAGGCTCCCATGCTGA CGGACCCCCGAAGTGAGAGTGAGCGAGTGGAGTTCTTCAACTTAGTCCTGCTTTTCTGTGAACTGATTCGGCATGATGTTTTCTCACACAACATGTATACTTGCACCCTCATCTCACGGGGGGACTTGGCCTTTGGAGCCCCTGGTCCCCGGCCTCCATCCCCCTTTGATGACCCTGCTGATGACTCAGAGCGCAAGGAGACCGAGGGCAGCAGCAGTAGCAAGCTGGAG gacccagggctcTCAGAGTCCATGGACATTGACCCTAGTTCCAGTGTGCTTTTCGAGGACATGGAGAAACCTGATTTCTCA TTGTTCTCCCCTACTATGCCCTGTGAGGGGAAGGGCAGTCCATCCCCTGAGAAACCAGATGTTGAGAAGGAGGTGAAGCCCCCACCCAAGGAGAAGATAGAAGGGACCCTTGGGGTTCTTTATGACCAGCCACGACATGTGCAGTATGCCACTCACTTTCCCATCCCCCAG GAGGAGTCATGCAGCCATGAGTGCAACCAGCGGTTGGTCGTACTGTTTGGGGTGGGAAAGCAGCGAGATGATGCCCGCCATGCCATCAAGAAAATTACCAAGGATATCCTGAAGGTTCTGAACCGCAAAGGGACAGCAGAAACTG GTGGGGAGGACGGGCAGAAGCGGCGGCGCAACCGGCCTGAAGCCTTCCCCACTGCCGAAGACATCTTTGCTAAGTTCCAGCACCTTTCACATTATGACCAGCACCAGGTCACGGCTCAG GTCTCCCGGAATGTTCTGGAGCAGATCACGAGCTTTGCCCTTGGCATGTCCTATCACTTGCCTCTGGTGCAGCATGTGCAATTCATCTTTGACCTCATGGAATATTCGCTCAGCATCAGTGGCCTCATCGACTTTGCCATCCAG CTACTAAACGAACTGAGCGTGGTTGAGGCCGAGTTGCTCCTCAAGTCCTCGGATCTGGTGGGCAGCTACACCACCAGCCTGTGTCTGTGCATCGTGGCTGTCCTGCGGCACTACCATGCCTGCCTCATCCTCAACCAGGACCAGATGGCACAGGTCTTTGAGGG GCTGTGTGGCGTAGTGAAGCATGGGATGAACCGATCAGATGGCTCCTCTGCAGAACGCTGTATCCTTGCTTATCTCTATGATCTGTACACCTCCTGTAGCCATTTAAAGAGCAAATTTGGGGAGCTCTTCAG CGACTTTTGCTCCAAGGTGAAAAACACTATCTACTGCAACGTGGAGCCCTCAGAATCCAACATGCGCTGGGCACCCGAGTTCATGATCGACACTCTGGAGAACCCTGCAGCTCACACCTTTACCTACACGGGGCTAGGCAAGAGTCTTAGTGAGAACCCCGCTAACCGCTACAGCTTTGTCTGCAATGCCCTTATGCACGTCTGTGTGGGGCACCATGATCCCGATAG GGTGAATGACATCGCAATCCTGTGTGCAGAGCTGACTGGCTATTGCAAGTCACTGAGTGCCGAGTGGCTAGGAGTACTCAAGGCTTTATGCTGCTCCTCTAACAATGGCACTTGTGGTTTCAACGATCTCCTCTGCAATGTAGAT GTCAGTGACCTGTCTTTTCATGACTCTCTGGCTACTTTTGTTGCCATCCTCATCGCTCGGCAATGTCTGCTCCTTGAGGATCTGATTCGCTGTGCTGCCATCCCTTCACTCCTTAATGCCG cctgcAGTGAGCAGGACTCTGAGCCAGGGGCCCGGCTGACCTGCCGCATCCTCCTCCACCTTTTCAAGACGCCTCAACTCAATCCTTGCCAGTCAGATGGAA ACAAGCCTACAGTAGGAATCCGTTCCTCCTGTGACCGCCACCTGCTGGCTGCCTCCCAGAACCGCATCGTGGATGGAGCTGTGTTTGCTGTTCTCAAGGCAGTGTTTGTACTTG GGGATGCGGAACTGAAGGGTTCGGGCTTCACTGTGACAGGAGGAACAGAAGAACttccagaggaggagggaggaggtggcagtGGCAGTCGGAGGCAGGGTGGCCGCAACATCTCTGTGGAGACAGCCAGTCTGGATGTCTATGCCAAGTACGTGCTGCGCAGCATCTGCCAACAG GAATGGGTAGGAGAGCGTTGCCTTAAATCATTGTGCGAGGATAGCAATGACCTGCAAGACCCAGTGTTGAGTAGTGCCCAGGCCCAGCGCCTCATGCAGCTCATCTGCTACCCACATCGGTTGCTGGACAATGAGGACGGGGAGAACCCCCAGCGGCAGCGCATTAAGCGTATTCTGCAG AACTTGGACCAGTGGACCATGCGCCAGTCTTCCTTGGAGCTGCAGCTCATGATCAAGCAGACCCCTAACAAT GAGATGAACTCCCTCTTAGAGAACATCGCCAAGGCCACAATCGAGGTTTTCCAACAGTCAGCAGAGACAGGGTCATCTTCTGGAAGCACCACAAGCAACATGCCCAGCAGCAGCAAAGCAAAGCCGGTGCTCAG CTCTCTGGAGCGCTCTGGTGTGTGGCTGGTCGCCCCCCTCATCGCTAAGCTGCCCACCTCAGTCCAGGGGCATGTGTTAAAGGCAGCTGGAGAGGAGTTGGAGAAAGGCCAGCACCTGGGTTCCTCTTCCCGCAAAGAACGTGACCGACAAAAGCAGAAGAG CATGTCCCTGTTGAGCCAGCAGCCATTCTTATCTTTGGTGCTGACATGTCTGAAAGGGCAGGATGAGCAGCGTGAGGGCCTTCTCACCTCCCTCTATAGCCAGGTGCACCAG ATTGTGAATAATTGGCGGGATGACCAGTACTTAGACGACTGCAAACCAAAGCAGCTAATGCACGAGGCTCTCAAGCTGCGGCTCAATCTG GTGGGGGGTATGTTTGACACGGTGCAGCGCAGTACCCAGCAGACTACGGAGTGGGCTGTGCTCCTCCTGGAGATCATCATCAGCGGCACTGTCGACATGCAGTCCAACAA CGAGCTCTTCACCACGGTGCTGGACATGCTGAGCGTGCTCATCAACGGGACTCTGGCCGCGGACATGTCTAGCATCTCTCAAGGCAGCATGGAGGAGAACAAACGTGCCTACATGAACCTGGTCAAGAAGCTGCGG AAAGAGCTGGGGGAGCGCCAGTCAGACAGTCTGGAAAAAGTTCGCCAGCTGCTGCCACTGCCCAAGCAGACCCGAGACGTCATCACGTGTGAGCCACAGGGCTCCCTCATTGATACCAAGGGCAACAAGATTGCCGGCTTCGATTCCATCTTCAAGAAGGAG GGTCTACAGGTTTCCACCAAACAAAAGATCTCTCCCTGGGATCTTTTTGAGGGCTTGAAGCCATCAGCACCACTCTCTTGGGGATGGTTTGGAACGGTTCGAGTCGACCGGCGAGTGGCCCGAGGAGAGGAACAGCAGCGGTTGCTGCTCTACCACACAcacctgaggccccggccccgtGCCTATTACCTGGAGCCACTTCCACTGCCACCAGAAGATGAGGAGccccctgctcccaccctgcTAGAGCCTGAGAAAAAGGCTCCAGAGCCCCCCAAAACTGACAAACCTGGGGCTGCCCCACCCAGTACAGAGGAACGCAAGAAGAAGTCCACCAAGGGCAAGAAACGCAGCCAGCCAGCCCCCAAGACAGAG GATTATGGAATGGGCCCAGGGAGGAGTGGCCCCTATGGCGTGACGGTGCCTCCGGACCTCCTACACCATGCTAATCCCAGTTCCATATCCCATCTCAGCTACAGGCAGGGCTCCATAGGCCTGTACACCCAGAATCAGCCACTACCTGCAG GTGGCCCTCGCGTGGACCCATACCGCCCTGTGCGGTTGCCAATGCAGAAGCTGCCAACCCGACCACCTTACACTGGAGTGCTGCCCACAACCATGACTGGAGTCATGGGGATAGAACCCTCCTACAAGACCTCTGTGTACCGACAGCAGCAGCCCACCGTGCCCCAAGGACAGCGCCTTCGCCAACAGCTCCAGGCAAAGATA caGAGTCAGGGGATATTGGGACAGTCAACTGTCCATCAGATGACTCCCAGCTCTTCCTACGGTTTGCAGACCTCCCAG ggCTATACTCCTTATGTTTCTCATGTGGGATTGCAGCAACACACAGGCCCTGCAGGTACCATGGTGCCCCCCAGCTACTCCAGCCAGCCTTATCAGAGCACCCACCCTTCTACCAATCCTACTCTTGTAGATCCTACTCGCCACCTGCAACAGCGGCCCAGTGGCTATGTGCACCAGCAGGCCCCAACCTACGGACATGGGCTGACCTCCACCCAAAG